A genome region from Arachidicoccus soli includes the following:
- a CDS encoding SusC/RagA family TonB-linked outer membrane protein has protein sequence MIRKSLDKMFNLRLPKGSCTFFICTFFILPQLVNAQAKDNSEKKISDSSFQISTDTVKEDLSNIDTMARGRGLVDSLISRNAYRMVDNIQGMRDKVDINVIDRQPYISVQQYVKGNAAGIYSVEESGEPGTEQLMYIRGLTQPILNHGNVSDAQPTVYVNGIPLIRDNSFVYNIQGYDINPIGPATNLLASIDQSNIESIEILKDASTLAKLGPNAANGAVWITLKTPQSGRRKIEINSYYGFVQAPTNIYTINAAYQNAFEQPFYQKYATTDQKLAYPIYLSDSTDLNYYGPSNWTDLYFKNSPVHSLNMSLSGGSKRANFRFNLNNTSNDGVGDGTGIDKYGASFAINMVPVKWLNVYGLIDANRLQRKRNQNLRDRFAEVRYFPDLTTPLPPNKNVYSQYLSAFANVGNDDNKSNAIRGQFGLSANFKNLTLVSQMGFDYNEGIRDLFIPSAFINNNNFTSNYFGYDQRFFVNSSATYDFKFGVAQKQKISITAGQQYQSDKWHYDYIFGYNTPNDFIKIPLGDISTGGQNNYLPKGNVESYAGYGATVYPYSDNQINRLASYYGEAKYNLNDYFSLAFTLRHDGSSAVQPNLRWITTPSISANWDIKRNLMADNNIFSSLNLRASYGKIGRYYSSDRYQGGPQYVVDGSFNGDPSVGTYLEKPITSRPYTLGYTGYNIGWQYSNKTDVGLDVGFFDNRLTASIDVYNNDETNSLLAVPAIAESGYMASFENGMKVNNKGLDLTLNALIIKRKVENGFNWSFNGNLSYNKNTLKALPGGVQQIVSGNNLLKVGSPIDAFWVLQNEGIYTSSSQVPTVNGKPLSIAGESFTTGDAIWKDQNNDGIIDDNDRVLKGHYLPSVYGGFGSDFNYKKFNLNFQFTCALGQSLLNADASNKLNFINNESGNDINSIKEIFYWQKTFNPNDYPQYNPFSNAVNYRLYQDLFLQNASYVKLRSLTFGYDLGGANHGIFKTAFTKALIYVSGTNLLSFTKDKYVNPELVDFTGTYTGYGMAMPKTFIVGIRLEL, from the coding sequence ATGATACGCAAGTCGCTGGACAAAATGTTTAATTTAAGACTCCCGAAGGGAAGTTGTACATTTTTTATTTGTACATTTTTTATTTTACCACAATTGGTAAATGCCCAAGCAAAAGACAACTCTGAAAAAAAAATATCTGATAGCTCCTTTCAGATTTCAACAGACACCGTTAAAGAAGATCTTTCTAACATCGATACAATGGCAAGAGGGCGAGGGTTGGTAGATTCTTTGATTAGCAGAAACGCTTATAGAATGGTGGATAATATTCAAGGAATGAGGGATAAGGTAGATATAAATGTAATTGATCGCCAACCGTATATATCCGTGCAGCAATACGTAAAAGGGAATGCGGCCGGTATTTATTCTGTTGAAGAAAGTGGAGAACCGGGTACAGAGCAGTTAATGTATATTAGGGGGCTTACACAGCCTATTTTGAATCATGGAAATGTTTCTGATGCACAACCCACTGTATATGTAAATGGGATACCATTAATTCGGGATAACTCATTTGTGTATAACATTCAGGGATACGATATCAATCCGATAGGGCCTGCGACCAACTTATTGGCTTCCATCGATCAATCAAATATTGAAAGTATAGAAATATTAAAAGATGCTTCTACACTTGCAAAGCTTGGCCCAAATGCTGCTAATGGTGCTGTTTGGATAACACTGAAAACGCCCCAGTCAGGAAGAAGGAAGATTGAAATTAATTCTTATTATGGATTTGTCCAAGCACCTACAAATATCTATACAATCAATGCAGCTTATCAAAATGCTTTTGAACAGCCTTTCTATCAGAAATATGCGACTACCGACCAGAAATTGGCTTATCCGATTTATTTAAGCGATTCTACCGATTTAAACTATTATGGGCCTTCTAACTGGACCGATTTATATTTTAAAAATTCACCAGTTCATTCCTTAAATATGAGCCTTTCAGGTGGTTCTAAAAGAGCTAATTTTAGGTTTAATTTGAACAATACATCCAATGATGGTGTGGGCGACGGTACCGGTATAGATAAATATGGTGCGAGCTTTGCCATCAATATGGTGCCTGTAAAATGGTTGAATGTATATGGCTTGATTGACGCGAACAGGTTACAAAGGAAGCGAAATCAAAACTTGAGAGACCGTTTTGCAGAAGTGCGTTATTTCCCAGATTTAACAACGCCACTTCCTCCTAATAAAAATGTATATAGCCAATACCTCTCGGCTTTTGCAAATGTTGGAAATGATGACAATAAAAGTAATGCAATCCGTGGGCAGTTTGGGTTATCTGCGAACTTTAAAAACCTTACTTTAGTTTCTCAGATGGGCTTCGATTACAACGAAGGCATTAGAGATTTGTTTATTCCTTCCGCGTTTATAAATAATAACAACTTTACTTCCAATTATTTTGGTTACGACCAACGGTTTTTTGTAAACTCTTCAGCGACTTACGATTTTAAATTTGGTGTGGCACAAAAACAGAAAATTTCTATAACAGCCGGTCAACAGTACCAATCGGACAAATGGCATTACGATTATATATTTGGGTACAATACACCTAATGACTTTATAAAAATCCCATTGGGTGATATTTCTACAGGTGGTCAGAATAATTACTTACCTAAAGGAAATGTAGAGTCTTATGCAGGATATGGTGCGACGGTGTATCCATACTCCGATAACCAAATCAACCGCTTGGCTTCATATTACGGGGAGGCGAAATATAACTTAAACGATTATTTCAGCTTGGCATTCACGCTTCGCCATGATGGTAGCAGCGCTGTGCAACCAAACCTAAGGTGGATTACAACACCAAGCATAAGCGCCAACTGGGATATTAAGCGGAATTTAATGGCTGATAATAATATATTCAGCAGCCTTAATTTGCGTGCTTCTTATGGAAAAATAGGTAGGTATTATAGTTCTGATAGGTATCAAGGCGGCCCACAATATGTAGTAGATGGAAGTTTTAATGGTGACCCGTCTGTAGGAACCTATTTGGAAAAACCCATTACTTCCCGTCCGTATACTTTAGGATATACCGGTTACAATATTGGCTGGCAATACAGTAATAAAACAGATGTTGGCTTAGATGTAGGTTTTTTTGATAATAGATTAACGGCTTCTATCGATGTTTATAACAATGATGAAACCAACAGCTTATTGGCCGTTCCGGCTATCGCTGAATCGGGCTATATGGCCAGTTTTGAGAATGGAATGAAAGTAAACAATAAAGGGCTTGACCTTACTTTAAATGCCCTAATAATTAAGCGTAAAGTAGAAAATGGGTTTAATTGGTCTTTCAACGGAAATTTGAGTTATAATAAAAACACTTTGAAGGCTTTGCCAGGCGGTGTCCAACAAATCGTTTCCGGAAACAATTTATTAAAAGTAGGTTCACCAATTGACGCATTTTGGGTTTTGCAGAATGAAGGAATTTATACCTCGTCCAGCCAAGTGCCGACGGTTAATGGCAAACCTTTGAGTATTGCGGGTGAATCCTTTACAACAGGTGATGCTATTTGGAAAGACCAAAATAATGACGGTATAATTGATGATAACGACCGCGTTTTGAAAGGGCATTATTTACCGAGTGTGTACGGCGGTTTTGGCAGTGATTTCAATTATAAAAAATTCAATTTGAACTTCCAGTTCACCTGCGCGTTGGGCCAATCTCTTTTAAATGCTGACGCATCGAACAAACTGAATTTTATCAATAATGAGAGTGGTAATGATATTAATTCTATTAAAGAGATATTTTATTGGCAAAAAACTTTCAATCCGAACGATTATCCGCAATATAATCCTTTTAGCAACGCAGTAAATTACCGTTTATATCAGGATTTATTTCTTCAAAATGCTTCTTATGTAAAGCTGCGTTCCTTGACTTTTGGGTATGATTTAGGAGGGGCGAATCATGGCATTTTCAAAACTGCATTTACGAAAGCTTTGATATATGTATCTGGTACCAACCTATTATCGTTTACAAAAGACAAATATGTAAACCCCGAATTAGTAGATTTTACAGGTACTTATACGGGTTATGGAATGGCAATGCCTAAGACTTTTATTGTGGGTATCAGGTTGGAATTATAA
- a CDS encoding RagB/SusD family nutrient uptake outer membrane protein has product MNHKRFNLYFISRFWAAIALVAILAGSCNKTLDVQSTHASTDQTQWKSYDDAKSGVFGMYALLKAAYARDNAYWLYGELRDGDFKSVSRTDLSAIISGNLTASYPVLQDLSNWQPFYAAINAASLFIERSKGCLADARYTIQNNKVDIAEAHVVRAFAYYSLARIWGDVPLWTNSNDGDFKALPRSSREKVLQYAEQDILSVINDLPYYYGSNSSSPQNILPGNYFGGTQFQLENSLFGRIQAYIILAHIAADLGNYNNVEAYTAYIQNNIGIISSNLGYSPTSTVAQMTNNDQFKDVFAYRNYRQLVVFNFLYSTGEQGLTNNGHIEYLTIAAPYSSKPLPDMYVPKDTINAIYTDPSDQRFGIDTSTGLHTDAFFGNYSSNIPIFKKINILSIAGDGGVNKALFYQSAMVFSRYEEVLLLRAEALAVLGKNSDALDILNGLRSNRGLKALSLDQVPDMIDAIFAERRRELIGEGWRWFDIIRYKKIKGNDPVFNALIQDGGIYWPVATEVLGANPKLVQTPHWK; this is encoded by the coding sequence ATGAATCACAAACGTTTTAATTTATATTTTATTTCTCGCTTTTGGGCGGCAATAGCTTTAGTCGCAATCCTTGCCGGCTCTTGCAATAAGACATTAGATGTACAATCTACCCATGCCTCTACCGATCAAACGCAATGGAAATCTTATGATGATGCTAAATCGGGCGTATTTGGTATGTACGCTTTATTGAAAGCGGCCTACGCGAGAGACAATGCTTATTGGCTTTACGGAGAATTAAGGGATGGTGATTTTAAATCTGTTTCAAGAACGGATCTTTCTGCTATCATTAGTGGAAACCTCACAGCGTCTTATCCTGTATTGCAGGACTTATCCAATTGGCAGCCTTTTTACGCAGCTATTAATGCGGCCAGTTTGTTCATTGAGAGGTCGAAAGGATGTTTGGCCGATGCCCGATACACTATTCAAAACAATAAAGTTGATATTGCAGAAGCGCATGTCGTAAGGGCTTTTGCCTATTATAGCCTCGCACGTATATGGGGTGATGTACCTTTGTGGACCAACTCTAATGATGGCGATTTCAAAGCGCTGCCACGCAGCTCAAGAGAAAAAGTATTGCAATATGCCGAACAAGATATACTATCGGTAATTAACGATTTGCCTTATTATTATGGCAGCAATTCAAGCTCTCCCCAAAATATTTTACCGGGCAATTATTTTGGTGGTACACAATTCCAGTTAGAGAATTCCTTATTTGGCCGTATCCAGGCGTATATTATATTGGCACACATTGCAGCAGATCTAGGTAATTATAATAATGTAGAAGCTTATACTGCTTATATACAAAATAACATTGGTATAATTTCTTCAAACTTGGGGTATTCACCTACTTCTACAGTAGCGCAAATGACCAATAATGACCAGTTTAAAGATGTATTTGCTTATAGAAATTACAGGCAGTTGGTCGTGTTTAACTTTCTGTACAGCACTGGAGAACAGGGGTTGACGAATAATGGCCATATTGAGTATCTTACTATTGCGGCGCCTTATTCAAGCAAACCGTTGCCCGATATGTATGTGCCTAAAGATACCATCAATGCGATATATACCGATCCATCGGACCAGCGTTTTGGTATCGACACTTCTACCGGTCTTCATACCGATGCGTTTTTTGGTAATTATTCCAGCAATATCCCTATTTTCAAAAAAATAAACATATTGTCCATCGCGGGAGATGGAGGGGTAAACAAGGCGCTATTCTATCAGTCTGCAATGGTTTTTTCCAGATACGAAGAAGTTTTATTGTTGCGTGCTGAAGCTTTGGCTGTATTGGGCAAAAATAGCGATGCGTTAGATATACTAAACGGTCTGCGTTCAAACAGAGGATTGAAAGCGCTTAGCTTAGATCAAGTGCCGGATATGATTGATGCCATTTTTGCCGAAAGAAGAAGAGAATTGATTGGCGAGGGATGGAGGTGGTTTGATATTATACGTTACAAAAAAATAAAGGGAAATGACCCGGTTTTTAACGCACTCATTCAAGATGGTGGTATTTACTGGCCGGTTGCAACAGAAGTGTTAGGCGCGAACCCTAAATTAGTACAAACTCCACATTGGAAATAA